Proteins encoded together in one Lathyrus oleraceus cultivar Zhongwan6 chromosome 5, CAAS_Psat_ZW6_1.0, whole genome shotgun sequence window:
- the LOC127079942 gene encoding uncharacterized protein LOC127079942, with protein sequence MILTEYDIQYTTQKAIKNIIIVDYLAHQPMEDYQPMEFDFPDEDVLFLDEYYTRPDPDEGPEPGSRCTLVFEGASNALGNGVGVVITAPTGCHIPFTAIICFNCTNNMDEYEACIYGIEATIDLRIKHLEVYGDSALIIILINGDWDTRHPNLIPYREHVMKLIPYFEEIIFNHIPREENHLAYALATLTSMFKVKWENEAPSISIMRLDEPTFCYNNDEVQDDKPWFYDIMRYMEKQEYPKDATIPERKH encoded by the coding sequence atgattttaacagaatatgatatccagtatacaaCTCAGAAGGCCATCAAGAATATTATAATTGTTGATTACCTAGCTCATCAGCCTATGGAGGATTACCAGCCGATGGAGTTCGATTTTCCCGATGAAGATGTGTTGTTTCTCGACGAATATTACACCCGACCAGACCCAGATGAAGGCCCAGAACCAGGATCGCGATGCACGCTCGTGTTCGAAGGTGCTTCAAATGCTTTAGGGAATGGTGTGGGAGTTGTCATTACTGCTCCCACAGGTTGTCATATTCCTTTCACCGCCATAATCTGTTTTAATTGCACCAATAATATGGACGAATATGAAGCCTGCATCTATGGGATTGAAGCTActattgatttgagaattaagcATCTTGAGGTATATGGGGACTCTGCCTTGATCATTATCCTGATTAATGGAGATTGGGATACTCGTCATCCAAATTTAATTCCATACCGAGAACATGTGATGAAGTTGATCCCATATTTTGAAGAGATCATATTCAACCATATCCCAAGGGAAGAGAATCATTTAGCATACGCGCTAGCCACTCTAACGTCAATGTTCAAGGTCAAATGGGAGAATGAGGCCCCTTCCATCAGCATTATGAGATTGGATGAGCCAACTTTTTGTTACAATAATGACGAAGTTCAGgatgataagccttggttctATGATATCATGAGATACATGGAGAAACAAGAATACCCAAAAGACGCAACTATCCCTGAAAGAAAACATTGA